In the genome of Deltaproteobacteria bacterium, the window CACCTGGCGCGCCGCGCCGTGAAGGCGGTGCCTGGGCATCACCTTCAGGTAACCCGGCACCGCGATGGCCAGCATGATGCCGGCGAGGGCCAGCGTGATCATTTGACCCAGCAAGGAAAATCCGGCGGTTCGACCGGAAGCGACCCTCATACCGGGTGTCCCTCGACGGCTCAGTAAAGGCACAGCAATGCCCCCAGACACAGGAAAGGCGCGAACGGCAACGGAGTCCTCAGCGAAACGTCCTTCCTGACGCACGCGAGGCCGAGGCCGCACACGGAACCCGCCAGGGCGCTCACGGCAAGAATGCCGGGGACCCGTTCCCAGCCCGCGAACGAGCCGATCATCGCCAGCAGCTTGATGTCGCCGCCGCCGAGGCCGTCCCGGCCGGTGACCGCGCGGTAGCCGGCAGCCGTGGCCCACAACACGCCGCCGCCGCACAACGCCCCCAGGAGCGAGTCGCCGGGCGACGGAAAGTCCTCGATGGAGAGGGCCGGCGCGCACCACGACAGTGCGAACCCGGCGGCCGTGCCGTAAACGCTGATGGCGTCGGGTATGATGCCGGTTTCGAGATCGGCCACGGCCGCCACCCCCAGCGCACAGACGAAGGACAGGTGGACACCCAGACGGGGGCCGGCGCCGACCCGGCGATGGCACACGAGGGTCGCCACCGCCGCGCCGAGTTCCACGAGGAAGTAGCGCGCCGGGATGCGGGCACCGCATAGAGCACAACGCGCGCGCAGCAGCAGGTAGCTGATCAGCGGCAGGTTTGCCCGGAATGGGAGCGGCTCCTTGCAGGAGCGGCAGTGGGACGCCGGGAAGAGAATGGACTCGCCCGCCGGAAAACGGGTGATGCAGACGTTCAGGAAGCTCCCTATGCAGGAGCCGAACGCGAAGAGCAGAAGCGCCCGAAACGGTTCCGGTAGTGCCGGTACGCCCATGGCCGTTGATCCCTCCCCAAAGGGAACCATCGGCAGCGGGCAAGCATCCTTTAGCGCGGACGGCTCAGGAAATCCCGGCCCCCGGCCTTGGCCTCCAGCCACTTGCGAATGAGTGGAAAGACCTCGTCCCTCGCCTTCCGGCCCAGGATCAGGTCGAAGTGACCGTAGCTCACGTCCTCGCCCGGGTCCGGCCAGAAGATCATGAGGTCCCGGTCCTCCGAGCCCAGCTCCCGGTAGACCTGTCTGAGGGCCTCGGGCGGTGCGATGGAGTCGGCGCCTCCACCCACCAGGAGAACGGGTATGGTTATGCCCGACAACGCGTCCCGGTAGCTCGTCTTGCCGTCGGCGCTGACGAACTCGTCGCGCTCCACGGTGGTGACGATCTGATCCAGGACACCCGGGTTGACCGGGGTGAGGGCCGTGTCCAGAAGCTCCTGCCGGACCGACTGCGCCATGTTTTTGCGGTTGTAGAACGCGTCCTCGAACCAGGGCATGAAGAACAACAAGCGGTTCAGCCCGGACGAGTTCATGTGCAGCAGCGAACTGCGCAACAGCGGCACCCGATCGAGCTTGAGCAGGGTATCGAGCCAGTCCTGATCCGGACTGTCGAAAGACATGGGCGCGGCGATGCTGACGACTCCGGCCACGCCGTGCCCGGGGCTGCGGCCGACGTGGGCCAGGGCAAGGGCTCCCCCAAGCTCGTAACCCACCACCAGGACCTCCGCACCGCCGGCCTGCTTGCGCACGTGCTCGATGACCGCAGGAAGATCGGTCTTCAAGATGTCGTCCAGGTTCCAGGGCTTCTTGCCCCAGCCCAGGGGGTTGAGGCTCCGGCCGGTGCCGCGCAGCGACAGGTTCCAGACGTCGAACCCCGCCTCCGCGAGATGCTCCGCAAGGCTGGCGCGCCCGAAGTCGAGGAAAGTGCTGTTCACCAGGAGCCCGTGGATCAGGATCACCGGCAGCGGGCGCGGCTCCCGCTTGTAGAGCCGGAACCGCTTGAGGGACAACTCGAACTTCTCATCGGTGACGACCCACTGGCGTTCCGAAGAGACGAACGGGTCGTCGAGGGAAGCGGCGGCCAGCGGGCCGGGCGCGAAACAGAACACGGCCGCCAACAGGTTGACCAAAACGAACCGTACTTGTTGCTTCATGCGCATGATTGACAGTCGGATACACTTATCGATACTGTCGCACAACTTCCGAGAACAGAGGAGGCACCCCCATGGCACAGGAAGAGGTAAGGTTCTTCTCCGCGGACTCACATGTCAACGAGCCGCCGGAGGCTTGGGAACGGATACCCAAGAGGCTACGGGAGCACGGACCTCATTTCGTCAAGGACCCGCCCGGCAAAAAAGGGCTCTACATGGTCTTCGACGGCCACGAGCCGGACCCGGTAGGCATGACCTTCACCGCCGGGGTACAGGCCAAGGGTGGGAAGATCATCGATGTGATCGAGAATTTCAAGTGGGAGGATTGGCCCGGCCCTTGGGACCCCGCGGCGCGTATCGGTGACATGGACCTCGACGGGGTCAGGACCGAGGTCCTTTACCCCAGCCTGTCGCGCAATTTCTACTCGCTCAAGGGAGAGGAGACCGAGCTCCAGAAAGCGGGGCTCAAGGCCTACAACGACTGGATCATCGAATACGCCCAGACCGCGCCGGACCGTTTGATCGCCGTTTGCCTGCTCTCGGCGCTGGACGTCGAGTGGTCGCTGCAGGAGATGGAGCGCTGCGCCAAGCTCGGCCACAAGGGCGCGATGATACCTTCCGGTCTGCCCGAAGGCATGAGCTACGCCGATCCGGGTTTCGAACCGCTGTGGACCAAGGCCGAGGACATGGACTTTCCGCTCCACATCCACGTCAACATCCTCCAGGGCGTGGACAGGATGCGGGCGCGGCTCAAGAACATTTCGCCGGTACAACAGGGCCGGAACTCGCTGCGGCGCGGCATCCTGGAACCTCTCGGGCTGCTCACGGACCTGACCTTTGGCGGGGCGCTACAGAATCATCCCGGGCTGCGCATGGTCTTCGCGGAGTATGACCTCTCCTGGTTGGTTCCCTACCTGAACTGCATGGATTCCGCCTTGCTCCGCGCGCGTTCCGAAGCGACGGTGGGCGCCCGGAACACGGCGCTTCCCAGTGAGATCATCAAACGGCAGGTTTATGTGACTTTCCAGGAAGATCGTGCCGGTGTTCTCGGGGCGCAAGCCTTCGACATCCTTGACAACGTCATGTGGGCGAGCGACTACCCTCACGGCGGCGCGACGTGGCCGAATTCGAGGGAGGCGGTGGAGCGGCAGTTCGCCGGCATGTCCGACGCGGTCGAGCGGCAGCTCACCTGGGACAACGCCGCCCGGTTCTACGGCTTGGCCTGAACCTGCTGCCGGGGGGCGGCCCTACGGAAGGACGCGGGCCGCCCCCCGGCCGTGACTCACGCGGACGTTTCCAGGCGCAGCGCCCGCATCAACGGCTCGATCGACGGACTCTGGTCGAGACGGTCCACGAGATCGGGTATTCTCGCTCTTTGCTCCTCCGACAGGATCCCGTCCACGCAGTTGTTGAATTTAGTCAGCACCGCCTTCCGCCCCTTCAGGTCCGCCGGCGGCTGAATGGGCTCGGCGACCGTCGTGCCGTCCTTCAGGTGCACGACCAGCGAGTCCGATCCGGGAACGTGGCGCACGCGTCCGATCAGGTCGCGCAACTCCGGCGCGCGGGCGCGTTCGTCCGTGAAGCTCTCGGGCTCCAGGCCTCCGTAGAGGAGGGCCAGCGAGAGGCAGTAGGCCATGCTGAACCGTCCTTCGAATCCCCGTTCCGGCTGCATTCTCACCAACGGGTACGGGCGCACGTCGCATTCGATGAAGTCGATCTCGGAAGGCGCGGGCACCGCCTTTGCCTGAATCATCCTGAGGATCGCCTCGACTCCGTCATGCGTGGCGGTGCAGGAACCGAAGCGCTTCAACCGTACCTCCCTGCCGAGACGATAGTCCGCACCCAGCCCCTTTCCCAAGACCTCCAGGATGTCATCCGGAAGCGGACCGACGGCATCCAGGAGACCGTAGGGGCCCTCGACCGCGGTCTCATCGCTCGTGAAGCCCTCCCGGGCCAGATAAGCGCACGTGACGCCGGCGGATGCAGCATGGCCGACTCGAAACGGCTTCGCCATGGTTCCGCCGTCGCGCGTCAACGCCCCGCAGGAACCGGTGGCGAGTCCGATGGCGGCGAGGGTTTGCGACAGGTCGAGGCCCAGAACCTTGCCGGCGGCACAGGCCGCCGCCGTCGGACCGAGTATCCCGTTGCTATGCCACCCGCGCGCCCCGGGCCCGATGCCGCTGCTCCGTCTGGCGAAGATGGGCTCCAGGGTCATCATGGCCTCTCGACCGGCGATGAAGCCCTCGAGCGTCCGGCCGCCGGACGCGTGGCAGGCCTCGCTCGCCGCCAAGGCCGCCGCCAACGTGTAGGTCGAGGCATGGCCCCTGTCGTCGAAATCCAGCCCGTGGGCCAGCGTCCCGTTCACCAACGCGGCGTCTCTGGCGTTCAACGTGAAATCGGAGCCCCAAACCGTACAGGTCCCCGGCCCGAGGTTGCCGCGCGCGTAGCGCAGCAACCTGTCCCCGATTTCCTCGCCCGCGGCCAGGACCGACACCCCGAGGCAATCGAGCATGGCCAGCTTGGCGTTGGACAGCACGTTCGGGGGGAGCCTATCCAGGCTCAGGGACATGGTGAATTCGGCGATCTGACGGGACAGGCCCTCCTTCCTTGTACTTGAGCATTCGTCCACGGAGTTCTCTCCTTTCGCGCCGGATCACTCCTTGATGATCTTGGCCATCGCCTTTCGGGATTCCTCCGGCGCCGACACGATTTGCTTGATAAGCTCCTGTACTTCTTCCCCCTTCAGCGGCTCGTCGTCCACGTAGCCGATCTTCCTTGCCTCGGCGAGGTACTGCGGGTCGTGGACGGTGGCCCAAAAGGCATCCCGCAGGATCTTCACCACGTGCTTGGGAGTACCCGGGGGAGCCAGCATCGGGTAGGCGTTGCGGTACGTAAACGTCAGCATCTCCGCGATGTCCTTCGATTCGGCATCCGGCGCGAGCTCGATCAGGGTCGGTATGTCGGCAAGCTCGGGATGCCGCTTCGTCGCCACCTGAACGAGCACCGAGACGAACGGCGTCTTGCTTCCCAAGCGCGCGAACCACTGTCTCTTTCTCGTCTTGGCCGAACTCCAGACGAAGCCGCAACGCATGTCCGCCTCGCCCTTCTCGATGGCGAGGTCGATGGCCGCACCCCCCTGGTAGCCCACCACTTGCCGGGTGTTGAGACCGGTGAACTTCCGCACCATCTTGCCGATGGCCGCACCCGTGCTGGTGGCGCCTGCCTCGGCGTCGCGCAACTGCGTCTTCTTGGAACGCGCGACCGCCTCCTCCAGATTCGCTCCGACGCGGTCGATGCGGCCCACGCAGATCGCGGTGGCCGTGGTCAGGTTTCCCATCCAGTTGAACTTGTCGGCTTCGAAGCGCGCGGCCGGATCGCCGATGGCGTGCTGGAGACCGGTGCCCCGGATGATCTCCGCGATGGTGAGGCCATCCGGCTTGGCGATGTTGTAGAGGTAGTTGCGCGCGCGCAGACCGCCGCCCCCGCTCCTGTTCTGTACGATCAGTTTCGGGTTGCCCGGTATGTGCCGGGACGCGTGCCTCGCCCACAGCCTCGTCCTGATGTCATTCCCCGCGCCGGGCCCGGAGCCCACGATGACGAGGATGGTCTTGCCCTCATAGTACGGCTTGGTCTGGGCCTCCGCCGTTTCCGGCGCGCCCGGCATCGCCCCCTGGAGCAGCCAGACCGCAGCCGCAAGCATCAATATCTTGCTCGCCCGCTTCATGGTGTGCCTCCTTTCAGAACGGTTGGAGATGCTACCCTCATTTGGCACCGGAAGACGATCTTCGTGAGGCTTCAGGACCGGCAACCCCTGTTCAATCCGGTTCCACGTTGCCCTCGACCGCCTCGTCCGTGGTTCTCAGCCTCTTGTACACGCTGAAGGAAACACTTCCCAGCAATATCAACGCCATGACCACGATGGTGGGCTGGAGAAGCCAGCCCGCCCCGTAGGCGCCGATCGAGATCCCGAGGTAGCGCTCGGCCAGGCGCCCCAGGACGAGCCCCAGGACGAATGGCGCCCTGGGCCATGCGAAGAGGACCATGAAATAGCCGAACACGCCGAATACCAGGGCTACCACGATATCCGCGAAATCGTTGTTCGCCGCAAAGGCACCGAGGAATACGAACACCACCAGCACCGGGATGAGCAGATTCCCGCGGATAAAGGTGAGCTTGACCAACTGACTGAGGAAGAGGAACGCCACGCCGGCGGCGAGAACGTTGGAGATGACCAGTATCCACACCATCGCGAGGGTCACGTCGAGGTGCTTGGTCAGCATATCCGGACCCGGTGTCAGGCCGACGATCAGAAAGGCTCCCAGGAGAATCGCCATCCCGGTGGTGCCCGGAACTCCGAAGGCTACCGTCGGGATGAGGTTCCCTCCCTCCTTCGAATTGTTCGCGGCTCCCGGCCCCAGTACGCCCTCCACAGCGCCCTTGCCGAAGCGGTTCTTGTCCTCCGAACTCTGCACCGCGTGGGCGTAAGCCATCCACTGGGAGACGCCGCCTCCAACGCCGGGCACGGCCCCGACCATGACTCCGATCATGCCGCAGCGCATGGTGAGCCAGAAATGCCGGAAAGTATCCTTGACCCCCTCCATCACCCCGCTGATCTTCTCCACCTTCGCCTCGGCGATGCTCGTACCCCGCACCGCCAGATCCACGATCTCGGGAATCGCGAAGAGGCCCACGACCACGGGCGCCAGACTCAATCCCTCCCAGAGGTAGATGCTCCCCATGGTGTAGCGCAGGGTGCCGGTATGGTCTTCGATGCCCACGGCCGAGACGGCGAGGCCGATGCCGCCGGCCAGGATCCCCTTGCTAAGCGAAGCACTGCTGAGAGTGGCGAGGAAGGTGATCCCGAGAATGGTGAGCATGAATAGCTCGGGAGCGCCGAAGAACAGCACGAGAGGCCGCATGATCGGGATGGAGATGGCCAGGATGAGCGCCCCCTCCAGGCCGGCCACGAGGGAGCTCATGAGGGCGGCCCCCAGGGCCCTTCCCGCCTGGCCGTTCTTCGTCATGGGATAGCCGTCCATGATGGTCGCCGCCGAGGTCCCCTCGCCGGGGATGCCGAAAAGGATGGAGGTGATGTCGCCCGTCGTCCCGGTGATGGCATGCATGCCGAGGAGGAAGCAGAAGGCCGCAATGGGCTCCTGGATCGCGTAGGCGAAGGGGAGCATCAGCGCCAATGTGGTCAGACCGCCCAGCCCGGGCAGAATCCCGACGACGAAGCCGACCGCTCCCCCGATCAACAGGAATCCGAACGCGGGCCAGGACAACACCTGGAACAAGCCACTGATGGCGGCCTCAATCACCTCGTACCCCGGAAGTTCGCCGATGTGTCACGGAGCATCGTTTCGTCAAAGCCCCAGCCAGAAGTAGAGTTTCCCCTCGGGCAAGGGGAGCCGAAGCACCTGGTCGAAGAGGCCCCAGTACAAGAGCCAGACCACGCCGGTCATCGCGATGGAGAGAACCCACCCTTCGCCCGACTTGACCTTGAGATAGAGAAATACGAACGGCGGTATCGTTACGGAGAGACCCACGAGCCAGCAAGCCAGGACGAACCCGAAGATCCACGCGAAAATATCGATCGTCCGCCGCCGCGCAATGACGGGATCGACGTCCTTCGTGAACTGAATGTCCGCCGGGGTAGCTCCCGTGTCGGGTTCGGGCAAGGGAACGCGATCTCCCCTACCCTCCTTCAAGTCAATGAGGACATGGAAGGCGGCCATCGCGAGCATGGGCACGCCGATCACCAGAGGATAGAGCTTGGCTTTGAAGGGCCACCCCCATGCCCCCCAGATCACGAGGCCGAAGAAGAGGAGCACTAGGAAACCGAAGATGGTGTGCGGCCGAATCTTCATGAGCGCCTTCCTGGCCACGGAGATTGATTACGGCGGCCGCGATTGTATAAAGACCTGAGCGAAACGGTCAAGGACCGATTTGAGCGCCATTTTCTCAAGGCAGACCCGCAACAGACACCAAGGAGGAAGGAATCTCACCATGCGCGCAAGCACCGAGAGGAAGACGAAACGCTGGCAGGAGCAACGCTGGGTACTGGACCAGGTCATCAAGGTGAGCGGTCTCGACTTCGACCAGGGGCGGTCGCACAAGATGCTGCGGAACTGCGGTCCGGGCATCGCCGGAGAGCTGCGCGGCATAGGTCAGCGGGTACAGAAGTTCACGGACTTCCCGCGGGAGTTCTCCCGCGCAGCGGAGAGCCGGGAGAAGCGGGCGCGGGCGGCGGAGGCGCTGGGGCACACAGTGGAGGCGCGCGAGCACTACTACGTGGCGGCCACCTACTACACCGCGGCCCAATGGGGCATCTTCGAGGACGGGAACCCCAAGCGCGTGGCCTGGGCGGAGAGCAAGCGCGACTGCTACGACCGCTACATCAAGTTCGCCGACCATCCCATCGAGCGGGTGGACCTGCCGGTGCCCGGCGGGCAGATGGCGGCGCTGCTGCACCTGCCGCGCAAGCCGGCGCCCGGCGAGCAACTGCCGTGCATCCTCTACCAGCCGGGAATGGACGGCGTGAAGGAAGACAACCCGCTCATGGGCGACCCGCTGCTGGACCGCGGCCTGGCGATCCTCTCCATCGACGGACCTGGGCAGGGCGAAACCCGCGAGCGCGGCATCACCTGCACGGCATCGAACTGCGAGGACGGCGCCAAGGCTGCCTACGCGTACCTCAAGACCCGCCCGGAGATCGACAGCGAGCGCGTAGCGGTGTTCGGCTCCAGCATGGGCTCCTACTGGGGCACGCGCATGGCCGCGGCCGAGCCCGGCTTCAAGGCGTGCGCGGTGGCCGGCGTGTGCATGGAACCCAGCCAGTACACCATCTTCA includes:
- a CDS encoding A24 family peptidase — its product is MGVPALPEPFRALLLFAFGSCIGSFLNVCITRFPAGESILFPASHCRSCKEPLPFRANLPLISYLLLRARCALCGARIPARYFLVELGAAVATLVCHRRVGAGPRLGVHLSFVCALGVAAVADLETGIIPDAISVYGTAAGFALSWCAPALSIEDFPSPGDSLLGALCGGGVLWATAAGYRAVTGRDGLGGGDIKLLAMIGSFAGWERVPGILAVSALAGSVCGLGLACVRKDVSLRTPLPFAPFLCLGALLCLY
- a CDS encoding alpha/beta fold hydrolase, encoding MKQQVRFVLVNLLAAVFCFAPGPLAAASLDDPFVSSERQWVVTDEKFELSLKRFRLYKREPRPLPVILIHGLLVNSTFLDFGRASLAEHLAEAGFDVWNLSLRGTGRSLNPLGWGKKPWNLDDILKTDLPAVIEHVRKQAGGAEVLVVGYELGGALALAHVGRSPGHGVAGVVSIAAPMSFDSPDQDWLDTLLKLDRVPLLRSSLLHMNSSGLNRLLFFMPWFEDAFYNRKNMAQSVRQELLDTALTPVNPGVLDQIVTTVERDEFVSADGKTSYRDALSGITIPVLLVGGGADSIAPPEALRQVYRELGSEDRDLMIFWPDPGEDVSYGHFDLILGRKARDEVFPLIRKWLEAKAGGRDFLSRPR
- a CDS encoding amidohydrolase family protein: MAQEEVRFFSADSHVNEPPEAWERIPKRLREHGPHFVKDPPGKKGLYMVFDGHEPDPVGMTFTAGVQAKGGKIIDVIENFKWEDWPGPWDPAARIGDMDLDGVRTEVLYPSLSRNFYSLKGEETELQKAGLKAYNDWIIEYAQTAPDRLIAVCLLSALDVEWSLQEMERCAKLGHKGAMIPSGLPEGMSYADPGFEPLWTKAEDMDFPLHIHVNILQGVDRMRARLKNISPVQQGRNSLRRGILEPLGLLTDLTFGGALQNHPGLRMVFAEYDLSWLVPYLNCMDSALLRARSEATVGARNTALPSEIIKRQVYVTFQEDRAGVLGAQAFDILDNVMWASDYPHGGATWPNSREAVERQFAGMSDAVERQLTWDNAARFYGLA
- a CDS encoding MmgE/PrpD family protein produces the protein MDECSSTRKEGLSRQIAEFTMSLSLDRLPPNVLSNAKLAMLDCLGVSVLAAGEEIGDRLLRYARGNLGPGTCTVWGSDFTLNARDAALVNGTLAHGLDFDDRGHASTYTLAAALAASEACHASGGRTLEGFIAGREAMMTLEPIFARRSSGIGPGARGWHSNGILGPTAAACAAGKVLGLDLSQTLAAIGLATGSCGALTRDGGTMAKPFRVGHAASAGVTCAYLAREGFTSDETAVEGPYGLLDAVGPLPDDILEVLGKGLGADYRLGREVRLKRFGSCTATHDGVEAILRMIQAKAVPAPSEIDFIECDVRPYPLVRMQPERGFEGRFSMAYCLSLALLYGGLEPESFTDERARAPELRDLIGRVRHVPGSDSLVVHLKDGTTVAEPIQPPADLKGRKAVLTKFNNCVDGILSEEQRARIPDLVDRLDQSPSIEPLMRALRLETSA
- a CDS encoding tripartite tricarboxylate transporter substrate-binding protein produces the protein MKRASKILMLAAAVWLLQGAMPGAPETAEAQTKPYYEGKTILVIVGSGPGAGNDIRTRLWARHASRHIPGNPKLIVQNRSGGGGLRARNYLYNIAKPDGLTIAEIIRGTGLQHAIGDPAARFEADKFNWMGNLTTATAICVGRIDRVGANLEEAVARSKKTQLRDAEAGATSTGAAIGKMVRKFTGLNTRQVVGYQGGAAIDLAIEKGEADMRCGFVWSSAKTRKRQWFARLGSKTPFVSVLVQVATKRHPELADIPTLIELAPDAESKDIAEMLTFTYRNAYPMLAPPGTPKHVVKILRDAFWATVHDPQYLAEARKIGYVDDEPLKGEEVQELIKQIVSAPEESRKAMAKIIKE
- a CDS encoding tripartite tricarboxylate transporter permease; this translates as MIEAAISGLFQVLSWPAFGFLLIGGAVGFVVGILPGLGGLTTLALMLPFAYAIQEPIAAFCFLLGMHAITGTTGDITSILFGIPGEGTSAATIMDGYPMTKNGQAGRALGAALMSSLVAGLEGALILAISIPIMRPLVLFFGAPELFMLTILGITFLATLSSASLSKGILAGGIGLAVSAVGIEDHTGTLRYTMGSIYLWEGLSLAPVVVGLFAIPEIVDLAVRGTSIAEAKVEKISGVMEGVKDTFRHFWLTMRCGMIGVMVGAVPGVGGGVSQWMAYAHAVQSSEDKNRFGKGAVEGVLGPGAANNSKEGGNLIPTVAFGVPGTTGMAILLGAFLIVGLTPGPDMLTKHLDVTLAMVWILVISNVLAAGVAFLFLSQLVKLTFIRGNLLIPVLVVFVFLGAFAANNDFADIVVALVFGVFGYFMVLFAWPRAPFVLGLVLGRLAERYLGISIGAYGAGWLLQPTIVVMALILLGSVSFSVYKRLRTTDEAVEGNVEPD
- a CDS encoding tripartite tricarboxylate transporter TctB family protein, producing MKIRPHTIFGFLVLLFFGLVIWGAWGWPFKAKLYPLVIGVPMLAMAAFHVLIDLKEGRGDRVPLPEPDTGATPADIQFTKDVDPVIARRRTIDIFAWIFGFVLACWLVGLSVTIPPFVFLYLKVKSGEGWVLSIAMTGVVWLLYWGLFDQVLRLPLPEGKLYFWLGL
- a CDS encoding alpha/beta hydrolase, whose translation is MRASTERKTKRWQEQRWVLDQVIKVSGLDFDQGRSHKMLRNCGPGIAGELRGIGQRVQKFTDFPREFSRAAESREKRARAAEALGHTVEAREHYYVAATYYTAAQWGIFEDGNPKRVAWAESKRDCYDRYIKFADHPIERVDLPVPGGQMAALLHLPRKPAPGEQLPCILYQPGMDGVKEDNPLMGDPLLDRGLAILSIDGPGQGETRERGITCTASNCEDGAKAAYAYLKTRPEIDSERVAVFGSSMGSYWGTRMAAAEPGFKACAVAGVCMEPSQYTIFNTAAPSFKLNYMYMSGYDDEAAFDEFCKTLTLEGVAAKIRCPYMVVAGEDDELCPIEFVYDVMDEATCPKVLYVYEGERHSIRNPAARIIIIDWLKDCLDGKPVTSEKVYVEMNGKETRTRF